One genomic region from Pempheris klunzingeri isolate RE-2024b chromosome 4, fPemKlu1.hap1, whole genome shotgun sequence encodes:
- the LOC139200121 gene encoding odorant receptor 131-2-like has product MADNNSVVAGESLNQSVNYKVILVQVFVTLFLCINVGLITTFFMKDFFYTTMRYILFATILMSDCFILIVTNVLLILNYFKFTIQTWFCLIMVIMSYLYNFVTPVTLTVMTLERYVAICMPLRHGELCSQHSALQCILIIHGLSSVPCIVFLSIIFASASLKVYQQYRVCSMERFIFHTWQGHLRSAISQFYFVIMFSTIVFCYVKIMKVAKAASGENKQSTWKGLRTVILHAFQLLLCLIQLWCPFIEAAVLKTGFMLFINVRYFNYIMFSLVPRCLSPLIYGLRDEEFFLALKNNVLCGFVKTTFHSFSFDKLKL; this is encoded by the coding sequence ATGGCTGATAATAACTCAGTGGTTGCTGGTGAATCCTTAAACCAAAGCGTTAATTACAAAGTCATTTTAGTCCAAGTTTTTGTTACACTTTTCCTGTGCATCAATGTTGGGCTGATCACAACCTTTTTCATGAAGGATTTCTTCTACACAACCATGCGTTACATCTTATTTGCTACTATATTGATGTctgattgtttcattttaattgtgACTAATGTCTTGctcatcttaaactattttaAGTTTACTATACAGACATGGTTCTGTCTCATTATGGTTATAATGTCATATCTGTACAATTTTGTCACACCAGTTACTCTGACAGTTATGACCCTGGAGCGCTATGTTGCCATTTGCATGCCCCTGCGACATGGAGAGCTGTGCTCTCAGCACAGCGCTCTGCAGTGCATCCTCATCATTCATGGCCTCAGCTCTGTACCCtgcattgtttttctctccatcatctTTGCATCTGCCTCCCTTAAGGTTTACCAACAATACAGGGTCTGCTCTATGGAGAGGTTCATATTTCACACGTGGCAGGGTCATCTCAGGTCAGCTATAAGTCAGTTTTACTTCGTCATCATGTTTAGTACTATTGTATTCTGCtatgttaaaataatgaaagtgGCCAAAGCTGCATCAGGAGAGAATAAACAGTCAACATGGAAAGGTCTGAGAACAGTAATTCTTCATGctttccagctgctgctctgtctcatCCAGCTGTGGTGCCCATTCATAGAAGCTGCTGTCCTTAAAACTGGGTTCATGTTATTCATTAATGTCAGGTACTTTAACTATATAATGTTTAGTCTTGTTCCAAGATGTTTGAGTCCTCTAATCTATGGCCTCAGGGATGAAGAGTTTTTTCTTGCACTGAAAAACAATGTTCTCTGTGGCTTTGTCAAAACaacttttcacagtttttcatttgacaaaTTAAAACTATAA